CAAAAGGATGCACAGGACCTCAATGGTCTTAAGGCCCTCGAATTTTGGCTTGAGGGTAGGACTTAAGGTTAGTTTTCTGCACAATTCAAGCTTTGTCTTTTTATTCCGGTTGGCAAGTATCCCGTAGTGCCTGATTT
This is a stretch of genomic DNA from Bacillota bacterium. It encodes these proteins:
- a CDS encoding IS91 family transposase, with translation IRHYGILANRNKKTKLELCRKLTLSPTLKPKFEGLKTIEVLCILLGKDVTVCPECKGGKMKATHSLYTGPFP